The DNA region CCGACGGGCTGATGCCCGGAGTGGTGGCGTTGGTGGAGTCCAGGAGCAACAGGTCGACACCCTCGTCGCCGAACCTCGACATCTTGGGCAGGTCGGTGGGGCGCTTGTCGGTCGGGAGCTGGTCGAGCTTGATGTCGCCCGACATCATCACGGTGTTGTCGCCGGCCTTGATGACCACACCCAGGCACTCGGGAATCGAGTGGTTGACGTCGAAGTAGCGGACCTGGAACTTGCCGAAGTCGCTGACGCTGGACTCGTCGACCGTGCGGAACACCGGCTTGATGCGGTGCTCCTGGCACTTCGCCGCCACCAGCGCGAGGGTGAACTTGGAGCCCACCACGGGGATGTCCGGGCGCAGCTTGAGCAGGAACGGGATCGCCCCGATGTGGTCCTCGTGGGCGTGGGTCAGCACGAGCGCCTCGACCTGGTCCAGGCGGTCCTCGATGTGCCCGAAGTCGGGGAGGATTAGGTCGACGCCCGGCTCGGTGGAGCTCGGGAACAGTACGCCGCAGTCCACGATGAGCAGCTTCGAGTCGTACTCGAAGACGGTCATGTTGCGGCCGATCTCGGAGATGCCGCCCAGTGCCACCACCCGCAGGGCACCCTTGCGGGCCTTGGGCGGGCTGGACAGCCGGACCGTCATGTCCCCGCCCTGCATGGTCTTGACGCCGCCGAACTCGGCGGTCGAGGTCTCCCCCCGACCGCGACCCCGGCCGCGGCCGCTGCGGCCACGTCCGCCGCCCTGACCGCCGGAGCCCTGACCGCCGGAGCCCTGACCGCCGGAGTTCTGGCCCCCGTTCTGGTCGTTGCCCGACGATCCGCCCTTGGCGCCCGCGGACGAACCCTTGCCGCGGCCGCGCGAACCGCCCCTGGACGAATCCTTGTTGCCGCCGTCCTTGTTGCCGCCGTCCTTGACGGCGTCGCCCTGCTGGGACCGGCTCGTCTGGCCAGTGTCCTGCTGGGCCTGATCCTGCTTGCCGTTGCCCTTGCCGTTTCCGTTGCCCTGACCGGAGCGGCTCTGCCCCGCGTCTGTGGCGGGCACGTCGGCCACGGGGGTCGGCTCGGTGAACTGCACCGCTGTCGTGGGTGCCGGCTCGCCCGTGGGCCGTCCGGCGGCGCGCCGGGTGCGGCCGCGTCCGCGGCCCGTGGAATTACTTTCCGTCATCTGGTGACTCCTGCTCTGTGCAGCAGCGCCGCGAGGGCGTCCCGCTGCTCGTCGGTGGGTGGTAACTGCGGGAGTCGCGGCACACCGGCCGGGACCCCGAGAAGCTCTAGTGCTGCTTTGGACATCGACACGCCTCCGAGCGCCCTCTGGGCGTCGAAAAGCGGGAGGAGTCCGAGGTTTATCCGTCGTGCCGTCTCGACGTCGCCACTCAGGTAGGCGCGGCGGAGCTCGACCAGCCGCGACGCGGCGACGTGTCCGATCACGCTGACGAATCCCGTCGCTCCCACGGCCAGCCAGGGGAGGTTGAGTTGGTCGTCACCCGAGTAGTAGACGAGGTCGCAGTGGGTCATGACGGTCACGGCGTCGTGGAAGTCGCCCTTCGCGTCCTTGACCGCCACGATGTTCGGGTGGTCGGCGAGCCCGATCAGGGTGTCCGCCTGGATGGGGACCACCGATCGCGGGGGGATGTCGTAGAGCATCACAGGCCGGTCGGTCGCGTCCGCGATCGTCCGGAAGTGGACGTCCAGGCCCGCCTGGGTGGGCTTGGAATAGTACGGCGTCACCACGAGCATCCCGTGCGCCCCGGAGGCTGCGGCCTGCTTCGCCGCGTGTACCGAGTGCGCGGTGTCGTAGGTACCGACACCAGCGACGATCGTCGCCCTGTCCCCCACCTCGGCGAGGACGGTCTCGAGAACCGCGATCTTCTCCGCGTCGGTGGTGGTGGGCGATTCCCCCGTGGTTCCCGAGACGACGAGACCGTCGCACCCCGAGTCCACGAGATGCCGCGAGACACGCGCGACGGCCTTGAGATCGACGTAACCGTCGGCCCCGAACGGGGTGACCATCGCCGTGACGACCGTGCCGAACGGCGCAGGGCGCCCTGTATCGGCGGGGGTCCGGCCGGTGTCGGCCGGAGTCTCCCAGCCGACAGGGCCCCCGGTGGTCACGTGTGTCATGGTCTCCCAGACTACCCGCAGGACCCCACGGAGCCCGATTCCCACCCTGGGGGCGTCGTCATCCCTCGAGAACGTACGGGCTGACCGCGATCTCCGAACCGTCCTCCAGGGTGGCGATCTCGAAGTCGGAGAACACCGCCGGCGCGGCCTCCTGGAGACGCCGTAGGACGTCGATGGCCAGGCCCCTGATCTCGGTGTCGGCGTGTTCGGTGGCGCGCATCCCGATGAAGTGCCGCCACGAGCGGTAGTTGCCCGTCACCACGATCCGCGTCTCGGTGGCGTTCGGCAGGACGGATCGGGCGGCCTGCCTCGCCTGCTTGTGCCGCAGCATGGGGTTGGGCACGTCCGCGAACCTGTCCTCGAGCTTGGCCAACATCTCGGCGTAGGCGTCCCGGGAGGCGTCGGTCGCCCGGCGGAAGATCTCGACGAGCTCGGGATCATCCGCGATCGCGGGTGGGGGAACGACCTTCGAGTCGTGCTCGGGGACGAACCGCTGGGACAGCTGACTGTAGGAGAAGTGTCGGTGGCGGATCAGTTCATGCGTGCACGAGCGCGAGATCCCGGTGATGTAGAAGGACACGCTCGCGTGCTCGAACACCGACAGGTGCCCCACCTCGAGGATGTGCCTGAGGTACCCGGCGTTGGTGGCGGTGCGAGGGTTGGGTTTGTCCCAGCTCTGGTAACAGGCGCGCCCCGCGAACTCGGCCAGGGCGGATCCGCCCTCGGCGTCGGTCTCCCACTCGATCTCGTCGGGTGGGATGAACTCGGTGTGCGCGACCAGGCGGACCTGCCGCCGGACGAGCTCGGACATCGTGGAACTCCTCTTGGGTGTCGTGCCCGGCGGTTCAGCCGAGCAGGTGTGCGGCGACGGTGGCCGCGGCCTCGGCGGCGGTGTCGAGGTCCTCGCGACCGGGTTCGCCGGTCAACTGGACCGCGGGGGCGACGGCCTGAAGTCCCCATCCGGTCGCGATCCTCTCGACCGAGTTGACCGCCCCGGCGGTGTCGTTGTCCCCGTGTACGCACAAGGCGTACGGCCGACCCGACACCGCTCCCTCGCAGGTGTAGTAGGTGCGGTCGAAGAAGTGCTTCAGCGCACCGGACATGTAACCGAAGTTGGCGGGGGTGAGCAGGACGTAACCGTCCGCGCGCAGTACGTGGTCGTCGGTGGTGGCCAACGCCGGGACGGACTCGACCTCGATCTCCTCGAGCTCGGGATGCGCGAGACCGGTGACGAGCGACTCCAGGATCCTCCGCAGGCGCGGGGACGGGGCGTGGTGCACCACCAGTACCGAGCTCATCGCCGACTCTCCCCCGAGGCGAGTTCGGCGTCCCGTAGCCCGATGGCGACCTTCATGGCCTCCCGTGCCCGGGTGCGGTCGCCGGCATGGTCGTAGGCCCGCGCCAACCGGTAGTTGGTCCGCCAGTCGTCGGGGGCCGCCCGGTACTCGGCGCTGATCCGGTCGAACAGACCGTCCGCCGCATCGTGTCGGAGTCGGCCGGAAGGCCGCTGCTCCATCCCGGTGAGATCCACCTCGATGCCCTCCGCGGCGGCGGCGGCCGAGATCTTCTGGAGTTCCACGCCGTTGCGGACGATCGCCCAGGTGGCCCACGCGCCGACAGCGGTGAGCAGGATGATCCCCACACCGAGACCTCGCAACGCCAGGTGATCGGAGGCCCTGATCATGGACCAGCCGAGGTAGAGCAGGTAGCCGAAGGCCACCACGAGACCCAGCGCCGTGAGGGCCATGACCAGGGGCTTGACGATTCGATCCACCGCAGGCGTCCTAGAGGTCCATGAAGGCGTCGAGCCCCACGGTCAGGCCCGGGGCCCCGGTGATCGAGCGGATCCCCAGCAGGACACCGGGTGCGAACGATGAGCGGTCGAGAGAGTCGTGCCGGATGGTGAGGGTCTCACCCTGAGTGCCGAGCAGCACCTCCTGATGGGCGACGAGGCCGGTCAGGCGCACCGAGTGGACGCGAACCCCGTCGACGTCCGCGCCACGGGCACCCTCGAGTCCGGTCGACGTGGCGTCGGGCGACGGTCCCATCCCGGCCGCGGACCGGGCCTCCGCCATCATGGCGGCGGTGCGGTGAGCGGTCCCCGACGGCGCGTCGGCCTTGTTCGGGTGGTGGAGTTCGACGATCTCGGCGGACGGGAAGTACCGGGCCGCCTGGACGGCGAACCGCATCATGAGAATGGCGCCGATCGCGAAGTT from Dietzia sp. B32 includes:
- a CDS encoding ribonuclease J, yielding MTESNSTGRGRGRTRRAAGRPTGEPAPTTAVQFTEPTPVADVPATDAGQSRSGQGNGNGKGNGKQDQAQQDTGQTSRSQQGDAVKDGGNKDGGNKDSSRGGSRGRGKGSSAGAKGGSSGNDQNGGQNSGGQGSGGQGSGGQGGGRGRSGRGRGRGRGETSTAEFGGVKTMQGGDMTVRLSSPPKARKGALRVVALGGISEIGRNMTVFEYDSKLLIVDCGVLFPSSTEPGVDLILPDFGHIEDRLDQVEALVLTHAHEDHIGAIPFLLKLRPDIPVVGSKFTLALVAAKCQEHRIKPVFRTVDESSVSDFGKFQVRYFDVNHSIPECLGVVIKAGDNTVMMSGDIKLDQLPTDKRPTDLPKMSRFGDEGVDLLLLDSTNATTPGISPSESGVRPALQRLIADARQLVVVACFASNVYRVQSVVDAAAATGRKVALTGRSMLRNMEIALEMGLLTDPGRVLVDMDTAAKLPSEKVLVMTTGTQGEAMAGLSRMARREHRQINLSEGDTVLFSSSIVPGNEESVFGVQNGLSQMGVNVVTSREADIHVSGHGYSGELLFIYNAVRPKNAMPVHGEWRHLRANKALAVATGVPEGNVVLAQNGVVVDLVDGKASVVGQVPVGNLYVDGLSTGDVGDTVLADRTALSEDGFIVATVVVDPRTGRPVSRPQIIAKGFTDEPGALAPVVELVENALWDLAGEGETDPYRIAQAVRRTVGRWVSDKWRRKPMIVPTVITSAVAQV
- the dapA gene encoding 4-hydroxy-tetrahydrodipicolinate synthase; protein product: MTHVTTGGPVGWETPADTGRTPADTGRPAPFGTVVTAMVTPFGADGYVDLKAVARVSRHLVDSGCDGLVVSGTTGESPTTTDAEKIAVLETVLAEVGDRATIVAGVGTYDTAHSVHAAKQAAASGAHGMLVVTPYYSKPTQAGLDVHFRTIADATDRPVMLYDIPPRSVVPIQADTLIGLADHPNIVAVKDAKGDFHDAVTVMTHCDLVYYSGDDQLNLPWLAVGATGFVSVIGHVAASRLVELRRAYLSGDVETARRINLGLLPLFDAQRALGGVSMSKAALELLGVPAGVPRLPQLPPTDEQRDALAALLHRAGVTR
- the thyX gene encoding FAD-dependent thymidylate synthase; translation: MSELVRRQVRLVAHTEFIPPDEIEWETDAEGGSALAEFAGRACYQSWDKPNPRTATNAGYLRHILEVGHLSVFEHASVSFYITGISRSCTHELIRHRHFSYSQLSQRFVPEHDSKVVPPPAIADDPELVEIFRRATDASRDAYAEMLAKLEDRFADVPNPMLRHKQARQAARSVLPNATETRIVVTGNYRSWRHFIGMRATEHADTEIRGLAIDVLRRLQEAAPAVFSDFEIATLEDGSEIAVSPYVLEG
- a CDS encoding NAD(P)H-dependent oxidoreductase; protein product: MSSVLVVHHAPSPRLRRILESLVTGLAHPELEEIEVESVPALATTDDHVLRADGYVLLTPANFGYMSGALKHFFDRTYYTCEGAVSGRPYALCVHGDNDTAGAVNSVERIATGWGLQAVAPAVQLTGEPGREDLDTAAEAAATVAAHLLG
- the dapB gene encoding 4-hydroxy-tetrahydrodipicolinate reductase gives rise to the protein MTVTKVGVLGARGKVGTAICEAVRRAEDLELVAEVDQEDPLGSLVESGAEVVVDFTHPDVVMDNLEYCISHGIHAVVGTTGFTEDRLATLRGWLEDDPGTGVLVAPNFAIGAILMMRFAVQAARYFPSAEIVELHHPNKADAPSGTAHRTAAMMAEARSAAGMGPSPDATSTGLEGARGADVDGVRVHSVRLTGLVAHQEVLLGTQGETLTIRHDSLDRSSFAPGVLLGIRSITGAPGLTVGLDAFMDL